From the genome of bacterium, one region includes:
- a CDS encoding cysteine desulfurase family protein: MKANKRIYLDHAAATPLDPRVFAAMKPFMTKEFGNPSTLYREGVVAKNAVFLARKKIAEILFAHPDEIIFTSSGTEGNNLAIQGIVNSAPYLPAGRREKLGEKNPHIITSVIEHPSVLAGCKALEGWGVAVSYIGVDGNGIIKLDELKKALRKETVLVSIMYANNEIGTIEPIREIAKIIRIWRKHNSTSFPYIHTDACQAANYLPLHVERLGIDLLTLNGSKIYGPKGMGALFVRRGVPLSPFIYGGGQERGLRPGTENVAGIVGLAEALGIAETMKEKESKRLTTLRDYFISSMFKKIPGVILNGDRIERSPNNVNVSIPGIESDHLIIELDAHGIAASARSACKSMDEEGSHVIMALGRNTIGTESGIRFTLGRSTTKKDTDYAIAVLSQLVKKLKNIKSL; encoded by the coding sequence ATGAAGGCGAACAAAAGAATCTATTTAGACCACGCTGCCGCGACACCGCTTGACCCGCGTGTGTTTGCGGCAATGAAGCCATTCATGACGAAAGAATTTGGAAATCCTAGCACGTTATATCGCGAGGGAGTTGTCGCAAAGAACGCGGTATTTCTTGCACGGAAAAAAATCGCGGAGATTCTTTTTGCACACCCAGACGAGATTATTTTTACCAGTAGTGGGACAGAAGGAAATAATCTTGCGATTCAGGGAATTGTTAATAGTGCACCATACCTACCGGCAGGCAGGCGAGAAAAATTGGGGGAGAAGAACCCACACATCATAACAAGTGTGATTGAACATCCATCAGTACTCGCGGGGTGTAAAGCACTTGAAGGTTGGGGAGTTGCAGTTTCGTATATCGGAGTGGACGGCAATGGAATCATCAAGCTCGACGAACTAAAGAAAGCGCTCCGAAAAGAAACAGTACTTGTTTCAATTATGTATGCAAACAATGAAATCGGTACGATAGAACCAATTCGTGAAATTGCAAAAATTATTCGTATATGGAGAAAACACAACAGTACTTCATTTCCCTATATTCATACTGATGCATGTCAGGCGGCAAACTATCTTCCTCTTCATGTTGAACGACTCGGTATTGATTTGCTTACACTCAATGGATCAAAAATATATGGACCGAAAGGAATGGGCGCATTGTTTGTACGTCGCGGTGTTCCTCTATCGCCGTTTATCTATGGCGGAGGACAAGAGCGAGGGCTTCGACCAGGCACAGAGAACGTGGCGGGGATTGTGGGACTTGCGGAAGCACTTGGGATTGCAGAAACCATGAAAGAAAAAGAATCAAAGCGACTTACAACACTTCGCGATTATTTTATCTCGTCAATGTTTAAGAAAATTCCCGGCGTGATACTCAACGGGGATCGAATCGAGCGTTCACCCAACAACGTAAACGTTTCCATTCCGGGGATTGAAAGCGATCACCTTATTATTGAGCTTGATGCGCATGGAATCGCCGCATCCGCTCGCAGTGCATGCAAAAGTATGGACGAAGAAGGCTCTCATGTTATTATGGCGTTAGGACGGAACACAATTGGAACTGAAAGCGGTATTCGATTTACGCTCGGAAGAAGTACCACCAAGAAAGATACTGATTATGCCATCGCAGTGTTATCACAATTGGTAAAGAAATTAAAAAATATTAAAAGTTTATAA
- a CDS encoding superoxide dismutase yields the protein MNYEPKKYDLLLGMTGFSDQLLKNHFTLYEGYVANTNKISVLLKEMTAAGKAATPEYAELKRRFGWEYNGMRLHELYFGNMAKDAKKLDQNSPLAKKITEEFGSMENWEADFKSTGTMRGIGWVILSHDTTTDTLFNVWINEHDVGHLAGATPILVLDVFEHAYMIDYGLKKADYITTFMSAVNWREAEKRFKA from the coding sequence ATGAATTACGAACCCAAAAAATACGATTTATTACTGGGAATGACGGGTTTCAGCGACCAACTTCTCAAAAACCACTTTACGCTATATGAAGGATATGTAGCGAACACGAATAAAATTTCTGTACTTCTTAAAGAAATGACAGCGGCAGGGAAGGCGGCGACTCCTGAATATGCGGAACTTAAGCGCAGGTTTGGGTGGGAGTACAATGGTATGCGTTTGCATGAATTATATTTTGGAAACATGGCAAAGGATGCCAAGAAACTTGATCAAAATTCCCCGCTCGCAAAAAAAATAACCGAAGAGTTCGGTTCAATGGAAAACTGGGAAGCTGATTTTAAGAGTACTGGCACGATGCGTGGTATCGGCTGGGTCATACTTTCGCATGATACAACAACAGATACGCTCTTCAATGTATGGATCAACGAACACGATGTAGGTCACTTGGCTGGGGCAACACCCATTCTCGTACTTGATGTGTTTGAGCACGCCTATATGATCGACTACGGACTTAAAAAAGCAGATTACATTACTACCTTTATGAGTGCGGTTAATTGGAGAGAAGCGGAGAAGAGATTCAAAGCATAA
- a CDS encoding serine protease, producing MDQLNKHQIILLTLLITFVTSIATGIVTVTLLEKAPPGITQTINRVVEHTIERIVPTETGKATVVTERIIIKEEDLIVKAVEENSKSMITLRGISAEGVEQHLGLGFFVSADGLAVTARGVVDGVSPESLAALYGGKHLSVQILPQGGGSDFTLLKISPPQNEDKNVSTTTSDTKKVADKFVFTSVSLSDSNQIKLGQTAIFLGGIKGTTVVTGIVSDLITETKTNETTKKEETHFRAIKTSANLSRNSAGAPLITMEGSVAGIMIIDPVTGVDTAAPINDIKEAIIAITPKKEADPSVKTSSN from the coding sequence ATGGACCAACTCAATAAACATCAAATCATACTTCTCACACTTCTTATTACTTTCGTGACCTCGATCGCGACGGGAATTGTTACTGTGACCCTTCTCGAAAAAGCCCCTCCGGGGATTACTCAAACCATCAATCGTGTCGTTGAACATACCATTGAAAGGATTGTTCCGACCGAAACAGGCAAAGCAACCGTAGTAACCGAGCGCATTATCATCAAAGAAGAGGATCTTATCGTTAAAGCGGTTGAAGAAAATTCAAAAAGTATGATTACACTCCGAGGAATAAGCGCCGAAGGAGTAGAGCAACATCTAGGGCTTGGGTTTTTTGTCTCGGCTGATGGATTGGCAGTAACAGCGAGGGGGGTTGTTGACGGAGTGTCGCCTGAAAGTTTGGCAGCTCTTTATGGCGGTAAACATTTAAGTGTCCAAATTCTTCCACAAGGGGGAGGCAGTGATTTTACTCTTTTAAAAATTTCTCCTCCGCAGAATGAAGATAAAAATGTCTCCACGACTACATCTGATACAAAAAAAGTTGCCGATAAATTTGTTTTCACATCCGTATCTCTTTCAGACTCAAATCAAATCAAACTTGGGCAAACAGCAATATTTTTGGGTGGTATAAAAGGAACAACGGTAGTTACCGGAATTGTGTCCGATCTCATTACAGAAACAAAAACCAATGAAACAACCAAAAAAGAAGAAACTCATTTCCGTGCAATCAAAACAAGCGCGAATCTTTCACGCAATAGTGCTGGTGCGCCTCTGATTACCATGGAAGGCTCTGTGGCAGGAATTATGATTATAGATCCGGTAACCGGTGTTGATACAGCGGCACCGATCAATGACATAAAAGAAGCTATTATTGCCATTACCCCCAAGAAAGAAGCTGATCCGTCAGTAAAGACTTCCTCAAATTAA
- a CDS encoding AAA family ATPase produces the protein MPPFSNFTSKAREAIRKSHEFAVERGQNHVTPVHLLTALITQEESMVISILDKLEVDTMLLADSLVETIESAPAQSTLSPSYQIYLTQEFGQVLEGAGKIAAYLKDEFVSTEHLFIAILDVPGQAREVLARFRIDRESVMRVLQELKSSNITDVSTPKKFRYVSKFTRNLTKLASQDKLDPVIGRDDEIARIMQILSRRTKNNPILIGEAGVGKTAVVEGLAIRMSKGDVPESLKDKELVSLDLGSLIAGTKYRGEFEDRLKKIMKEIEKSDGKIILFIDEIHTIVGAGAAEGSMDASNMLKPALSRGELRAIGATTLKEYQRHIEKDPALTRRFQPVHVNEPSIEDAVAILRGLKEKYELFHGVRITDDAILAAVNLSSRYISDRFLPDKAVDLIDEAASALRISLENKPPVLEDTYRKIMRLEIEKEALKKEVENNEGKKARERVKKIDKEIADLKEKIREIELRWKNEKEIVGDIRSIKKSLESLRLEAEAAEMKADLSLAAEIRYGKIPSLEKDLKAKSARLKKLQKSRRILKEEIMEQDIADIVSRWTGIPVTKMLEEEAEKLNKIEAELSKRVIGQRDAVQKIADAVKRSRAGIADPNRPIGSFIFLGPTGVGKTELSKALAEFMFNDEKSLIRIDMSEFMERHSVSKLIGSPPGYVGHEEGNNITETIRHRPYSVILFDEIEKAHPEVFNILLQVFDNGYLTDSKGRKVNFRNSVIILTSNIGAEHIDRMKTIGFSSDDSKADYEDAKTKVMESLKDYFRPEFLNRLDEIIIFDILSPEAIKEIVKIQIGMTKKRLLEKEIKLNLSPEVLAYLAKEGYNPQYGARPLKRIIQNKILTPVASLMISRGVLRGGTVSVDMKGEELAISVEKGKVVVKEEKEKVMV, from the coding sequence ATGCCTCCATTCAGCAATTTCACATCAAAGGCGCGAGAAGCGATTCGTAAATCACACGAGTTTGCTGTTGAGCGTGGCCAGAATCATGTAACCCCCGTGCATCTTCTTACTGCACTCATTACGCAGGAAGAAAGCATGGTGATCTCAATCCTCGATAAGCTCGAAGTGGACACGATGCTTCTTGCGGATTCTTTAGTTGAAACCATTGAATCAGCTCCCGCACAGAGCACGCTCTCGCCGTCATATCAGATTTATCTTACGCAAGAATTCGGACAAGTGCTTGAGGGAGCGGGGAAAATTGCCGCGTATCTCAAGGATGAATTCGTTTCCACCGAACATCTCTTTATTGCTATTCTTGATGTTCCAGGGCAGGCACGTGAGGTTCTTGCGCGTTTTAGAATTGACCGTGAGAGTGTTATGCGTGTTTTACAAGAACTCAAATCAAGTAATATTACGGACGTAAGCACGCCGAAAAAATTTCGTTATGTTTCAAAATTTACGCGCAATCTCACGAAACTCGCATCGCAAGACAAGCTCGATCCGGTCATTGGACGCGACGATGAAATCGCTCGCATTATGCAGATCCTTTCTCGAAGGACAAAAAATAATCCAATCTTGATCGGGGAGGCAGGCGTTGGAAAAACCGCAGTTGTAGAAGGTCTTGCTATCCGCATGTCAAAGGGTGATGTGCCGGAATCTCTCAAAGATAAGGAGCTCGTTTCTCTCGACCTCGGGTCATTGATTGCGGGCACAAAATATCGCGGTGAATTTGAAGACCGATTGAAGAAGATTATGAAAGAAATAGAAAAGTCTGATGGTAAGATCATTCTTTTTATTGATGAAATTCATACTATCGTGGGAGCTGGTGCGGCAGAAGGTTCTATGGACGCGTCAAATATGCTTAAACCTGCTCTCTCACGTGGCGAACTTCGCGCTATCGGTGCGACAACGCTCAAAGAGTATCAACGACACATTGAGAAAGATCCAGCGCTTACACGACGTTTTCAGCCAGTGCACGTGAATGAGCCGTCAATTGAAGATGCGGTAGCTATTTTGCGCGGACTTAAAGAAAAATACGAATTATTCCATGGTGTGCGAATTACCGATGATGCTATCTTGGCGGCGGTAAACTTGAGTAGTCGTTATATTTCCGATCGATTCTTGCCGGACAAGGCGGTGGATCTTATTGATGAAGCCGCGTCAGCGCTTCGCATCTCGCTTGAGAACAAGCCGCCAGTCTTGGAAGATACCTATCGCAAAATCATGCGGCTTGAAATCGAAAAAGAAGCACTCAAGAAAGAGGTGGAAAATAATGAAGGCAAAAAAGCTAGAGAACGTGTCAAGAAAATCGATAAAGAAATCGCTGATCTGAAAGAAAAGATTCGTGAAATTGAACTTCGTTGGAAAAATGAAAAAGAAATTGTGGGTGATATCCGCTCCATTAAAAAAAGTCTCGAATCGCTCCGTCTTGAGGCGGAAGCTGCGGAAATGAAGGCGGACCTTTCGCTTGCCGCGGAAATCAGATACGGTAAAATCCCTTCACTCGAAAAAGATCTCAAGGCAAAAAGCGCACGGTTGAAGAAACTTCAGAAATCACGCCGCATTCTCAAGGAAGAAATCATGGAGCAGGATATTGCGGATATTGTTTCGCGTTGGACGGGTATTCCGGTAACAAAAATGCTTGAAGAGGAAGCCGAGAAATTGAATAAGATAGAAGCTGAACTTTCAAAACGCGTTATCGGTCAGCGAGATGCAGTGCAGAAAATCGCTGATGCGGTGAAGCGTTCGCGCGCGGGTATCGCCGACCCAAATCGCCCCATCGGTTCATTCATTTTTCTCGGACCTACGGGAGTGGGGAAGACGGAACTTTCAAAAGCGCTTGCAGAATTTATGTTCAATGATGAAAAATCACTTATCCGCATCGACATGTCCGAGTTTATGGAACGCCATTCTGTTTCAAAACTGATTGGTTCGCCACCAGGATATGTTGGACATGAAGAAGGAAACAACATTACAGAAACGATTCGCCATCGCCCCTATTCAGTAATTTTGTTTGACGAAATAGAAAAGGCGCATCCAGAAGTATTTAACATATTACTTCAGGTGTTTGATAATGGATATCTCACCGATTCAAAGGGACGCAAGGTGAATTTCCGAAATTCAGTTATCATTCTCACGTCAAATATTGGGGCTGAACATATCGATCGGATGAAGACGATTGGGTTTAGCAGTGACGACAGTAAGGCGGACTATGAAGATGCAAAAACAAAGGTGATGGAAAGCTTGAAAGATTATTTCAGGCCGGAATTCTTAAACCGCTTGGACGAGATTATCATCTTCGATATTCTTTCTCCCGAAGCGATCAAAGAGATCGTGAAGATTCAAATCGGAATGACGAAAAAACGTCTTCTTGAAAAAGAGATTAAGCTCAATCTTTCTCCGGAAGTGCTCGCGTACTTGGCGAAAGAGGGGTACAACCCGCAATACGGCGCGCGTCCCTTGAAGCGAATCATTCAAAATAAAATTCTTACTCCCGTTGCGTCACTGATGATCTCCCGCGGTGTACTTCGTGGCGGCACGGTGTCGGTTGACATGAAGGGGGAGGAACTTGCTATCTCGGTTGAGAAGGGGAAAGTGGTGGTGAAAGAGGAGAAGGAGAAGGTTATGGTGTAG
- the rpmG gene encoding 50S ribosomal protein L33, translating to MSQDFLIKLACSKCKRVNYWSRKNKKLVERKIEIKKFCKWCKKQTVHKEAKK from the coding sequence ATGTCACAAGATTTTCTTATAAAACTTGCCTGCTCTAAGTGCAAGCGTGTCAACTACTGGAGTCGCAAGAATAAAAAGCTGGTAGAGCGTAAAATCGAGATCAAAAAGTTTTGCAAATGGTGCAAGAAGCAGACGGTGCACAAAGAGGCCAAAAAATAG